Genomic segment of Panicum virgatum strain AP13 chromosome 9N, P.virgatum_v5, whole genome shotgun sequence:
AGGTCCACCAACTCCAAAAGTGTATTTTTAGGTCCGTCAACTTATAATTCGTGTCACTTAGGTCTATAAACTCcgaaagtgcatttttaggtTAATGAACTTCATCCATGAGCAATCGTGTGGCTATAAACCCTTAAAGGTCGCCCCGACATAGTTGTCTATGAATATCTTTCAACCCCTCACCGAGAACTACTCTAGGTTGACCCAAGTCTAACGCCGTCACAAGATTTTTCGCCACAACACTTTGCACCACCATATCCAGCCACCCACGCCACAGAGGATATAATATCCCCTACCACGGTATACATGTTGTTGAGTTCCTTTATAACCTTCTCCATCTTTCCAAAGCAATCGCCTCCTACTCTCCACCCATATTACGGGGTTATATCTGGATCTAAGCTCCAGAACTCACCAATGGCAGTCCGAAAGCCCCATTTGAATCCCACTACATGTCAATAACctccaaaataaatattttatccCCCCTCTCCCCTCCTATGCACTTGATTTGGAATTGGGCTCAAATTTTACCGTTCTGATGAAACTCCAGCAATGTGTGGGAACCGTGTAGATTCATGTTGGTGCGATATCAGTGCACGAAGGCTAGGTGGTGGAGTATGGACTTAGATGACATAAATTATAAGTTTATGGACTTAGAAATGAACAGTTTGTAGATCTAAGtgacaaattacaagtttatggacccaaAAATGTAATTTTGAAAttgatggacctaagtgacactcTTCTACAAGTTGATGACCTCTGGTGCGTTTTACTCTATCAATAACAACTGTTGTTACATACTCTGCTCAAAATATTTAAAACTTTTGTATAAAAGTTCAATAAATGTACAAAGAGCAATTCAGTTACCATTGTTCGTACTCATCTTTTTTTCGAAATAGGGTATATTATATTAATAACTCACAGCGCATCCGGTACATCCCCTTTTGCATAAAGAACACTACAAGAAATAGAAATTACATCGAGATCCACAACATCGTCTTCTCCAATGAGCAGCTCCGCCTGCACAGTCTAGAAGCAAATCCACCCGTCGCCATCGCCTTAGACtccaaaacatttgtttgtaCTCATctaaatacaaacaaaaaggaaaagaaaaaaaagctaaTGATGGCCatgcgcggcaacgccgcgacaCTGCCTTATTGCTAATTTTCGTATCTCCTGGCGTTTTATTTCCTTCTCAACTTGTTTTTGCACTTTCTGAATCTTCTTTTCCTAGAAGCCAATGATATACCATAACTGCATTAGTAAAAAAAAGTGTGCGCAATTCCATTGATACACTGATTTTAATACTATGCCATGCTCTCTCAACAAAAGAAGAGAAGCACGCTTGCAAACATTATAGGAACTGAATAAAGATATTTCCTAGTTCAAACATGCAAACTGCCATCCCAGCAACTATAGTAAATACTAACTTATATCATCGTTTGTCATATCTGAATATCCAGAAGTGCTTAGCTAAAGAATAAACTGGAATACTACTGGTGCAAAATAACAACAACTAATCCATCAAAAATTTACTAAAAATTGTACAAACCAAACATCAGACTTGGAAGAAGGGACACCAAAATGTAATTGTCAGAATGTCTCAAGCACAGTGTAACCAAGTGCTTACATTAGCAGGCAAGTTTCCATTCTGCAGTTCAGAGACACTCGCATCATCAAGTCTGTTAACATTTTGGTCATTTTTCTCTGCTACTTTCATCAATTTCTTAGCTGTCCAAATGGATGGATCGACAATATTACAGGATCAGACCAATTCCTTAGCTGTCCAAATGGATGGATCGACAATATTACAGGATCAGACCTACAGCACTACAAATTACAGTAGGATATGATGTAATTCACAGCATAAAAACCAAACAGTACACAATGCTAATGTATCAAACCAAACCAGTACTCTAAAATCAGGCTCCTTTTGGAAGCCCCGTGACTGAATTCAGCAGCGCTTGGCTTTCGTCAGTGACAACCTTTGGGCTAGCCCCAAGCCTGCTGCAGATGAAGTAGCTAACATCGCCCTTGAATTTCTGATCATGTATCTTCATCTCTGGAGGCGCTGGGAGAGCCTCGACGTCTTCTATGGAATGCAATCCAGCATCACTTAGAATTGATTTGTCGCCGACCAAATAGCTGCAAGATGATGTTGATCAGATCAGATATATCCATAGAGCTCTGCTACAATAGTCAATAACAAAGAGTTAATTTAATCGTGAATATCAGACGAACCAGCTCAGCTCAAATCCTTGTCTTGTGGAGGGAAATAGTACAAGGGCTTCTGAAGGAGAAGTGCTGCAGTTTTACGGTCTCGTGCAATTAAAACGGCGTTAGGGCCAGCATCGAAGGTGTAGGCAACCTGCCATTAGAAATGCTCATCTTAATTAGAGATCTACAACACACATGCCTACTGCACACTCATAAATGGTCTCGCTAACACATCAATTGCACCACCTCAGCAATGATGGCCTTGTAGTATGGATGAAATAATGTATACCAGCAATCGCAATCAGCCTATATAGCAATCGCTAATGTGAATGGCGCCATTGTTTACCGATGTTCGCTCTTGAAATTAAATTATTCAATCCGGTTATACAAGTTAAAAGTGTTTTGGCCAGTGCAGTAACAACTTCTCAAGCTGATATATTCATGAAACTGCAACAGAACCAATTGGATGGTTTTgtgggatagagtccggaacgaagttattcgggaaagggtaggggtggcaccaattgaggagaaagttacccaacatcggttgagatggtttggacatgtccaacggaggcctccggaggcgccggtgcgtagtggggtgctTAAGCGTGTCGATAaagtaaagaggggtagaggtagacctaaactgacttgggacgagtcggttaagagagacttaaagattggaatatctctgaggaggtagctttggataggagcgcttggagactagctatcaacatGCCTGAACAGTGACCTTTGTGTCTTGTGGGTTTATCTCTAGCCTACTCCAACTCACTTGGgataaaaggctatgttgttgttggagCAATATTCACTGGGatacaacaacaaaattaactaTGTTTTTGGATGGAGTTCAgaactttttaaaaaaatgcgCAACAGATgttcatcaagaaaaatagaaataccTGTGGTGGGTATCCTTCCGAGTGGTTCCACTTTTCTACAAGGCTAATTATCCTGTAATTAATTGAGACCAAAATTCTTAATCTGGCATTTCAGGAGCAACAGAATCCAAAAAGTAATACCCTGCTAAAAACATACCTGTGTGATGTATCATTCATATAAAAGATGGGAGGGCTTGTATCTAAACATACAGCATGGATCTGATTGCTATCAGCACAAGTTAACTTGGCAAACGATTCAAAGTCGTGATTCTTGATGGCCTCTTCCATTTTCAACACCCGACTTGGCACTACAGTCTGAAGCATAAGAACAACCAGCGCAATGCACAATAAGAAGAGGGGAAAATATTTTTGAGAAATTTAAGCTCCTATCAGTGAACTGTTTGAACAAGTTCAAGTTCATAATGAGAACACAATCACCTGGGGCTTGTTTCAACACTATACTGGTGCTACTTGTTTCCTTATGCTTTGAACTGAACTAATTCGCAAATGTGCATCAACTATTTACCATACCACATAGAGCAAAATTAAAGGGAAATTTACAGGTAAGGAACATGAAGAAGAGTTACTACACAATTCATAATTGCTATCACTGAAGCCACATGACAATGAGAAGAATATGTAGTAGGTCATGTGGAATATAGATCAGATAGACACATATCACAGCAATAATAATTACAAGATCCTTCCAATGTGCTTCATCAGCAAGCAGCACCGCAATACTGTCACTCCCATCATCTTTCTGCATACAGTAAGGCCTCACTTAGACTTTCTGAACAGGAAAAGCATGCATTTAGCCTACGCTGTTTCTTTGTCATAGCTATAGCCATACTGTTACTCACTTTTCCCATACACCATTTCACAAATCCACCATACATACTGCGGTATGCACTCCCAGATCCCTGCCTGCATGAAGTTTGACAGATATAAGTTTTGGACAAGAGACACAATTTACTTGAGCACTGATTGGCAAATTCCTTGCACTGTctcaaggagaagaaaagcaTGAACAACAGAGCATGAAAATGGTGGAATTATTGTATAAATAGCATGAACTTACCTTGCTATTAAAGAAAGCTCTCCATATTCTTCTTTCACATTTATTAGCTTTCCAAAGGGTGAAAACTGTAGCAGTACTTCGACAACAAATTATTATGCTGTGACTTTTGATAAACGGTTTATCAAAGCAAAGATCATGAAGAAATATTTATGGACGACTAAGCAATAATGGCTGAATTCAAAACATAATAATAGTATTAGTAAAATCACCACAGAGTTACTTCCAAAATATTATAAGAACTTTTGGAACGTCAAGGAACAAAGAAATTGTGTGGGTGGATCAATAGAAATGAAAGGGAACATACCTTTCTGTGTTCTTCTGGA
This window contains:
- the LOC120687548 gene encoding diphosphomevalonate decarboxylase MVD2, peroxisomal-like isoform X2: MEASGRGRAADAPQRGGSRGQPAAPPRKAGGGGPAIVRCGAKGRAPALDASAAGSRKGEGSRAATGQPLATCCRGGRGRGGAGLPPRHGGEDEDAALAPTSSLGRRRPWKGGGEQGHSVYTSATCGVTGREDPGSSLVLGVMCKKLMPVKARSTLSTRRPVRKKIHDRINAIYYQINGGTSDPEEHRKFSPFGKLINVKEEYGELSLIARQGSGSAYRSMYGGFVKWCMGKKDDGSDSIAVLLADEAHWKDLTVVPSRVLKMEEAIKNHDFESFAKLTCADSNQIHAVCLDTSPPIFYMNDTSHRIISLVEKWNHSEGYPQVAYTFDAGPNAVLIARDRKTAALLLQKPLYYFPPQDKDLSCYLVGDKSILSDAGLHSIEDVEALPAPPEMKIHDQKFKGDVSYFICSRLGASPKVVTDESQALLNSVTGLPKGA
- the LOC120687548 gene encoding diphosphomevalonate decarboxylase MVD2, peroxisomal-like isoform X1; the protein is MEASGRGRAADAPQRGGSRGQPAAPPRKAGGGGPAIVRCGAKGRAPALDASAAGSRKGEGSRAATGQPLATCCRGGRGRGGAGLPPRHGGEDEDAALAPTSSLGRRRPWKGGGEQGHSVYTSATCGVTGREDPGSSLVLGVMCKKLMPVKARSTLSTRRPVRKKIHDRINAIYYQINGGTSDPEEHRKFSPFGKLINVKEEYGELSLIARQGSGSAYRSMYGGFVKWCMGKKDDGSDSIAVLLADEAHWKDLTVVPSRVLKMEEAIKNHDFESFAKLTCADSNQIHAVCLDTSPPIFYMNDTSHRIISLVEKWNHSEGYPPQVAYTFDAGPNAVLIARDRKTAALLLQKPLYYFPPQDKDLSCYLVGDKSILSDAGLHSIEDVEALPAPPEMKIHDQKFKGDVSYFICSRLGASPKVVTDESQALLNSVTGLPKGA
- the LOC120687548 gene encoding uncharacterized protein LOC120687548 isoform X3; amino-acid sequence: MEASGRGRAADAPQRGGSRGQPAAPPRKAGGGGPAIVRCGAKGRAPALDASAAGSRKGEGSRAATGQPLATCCRGGRGRGGAGLPPRHGGEDEDAALAPTSSLGRRRPWKGGGEQGHSVYTSATCGVTGREDPGSSLVLGVMCKKLMPVKARSTLSTRRPVRKKIHDRINAIYYQINGGTSDPEEHRKFSPFGKLINVKEEYGELSLIARQGSGSAYRSMYGGFVKWCMGKKDDGSDSIAVLLADEAHWKDLTVVPSRVLKMEEAIKNHDFESFAKLTCADSNQIHAVCLDTSPPIFYMNDTSHRIISLVEKWNHSEGYPPQVAYTFDAGPNAVLIARDRKTAALLLQKPLYYFPPQDKDLS